In Deinococcus reticulitermitis, a single window of DNA contains:
- the glgC gene encoding glucose-1-phosphate adenylyltransferase, giving the protein MKPRVLGMILAGGQGSRLAPLTQKRSKPAVPFGSKYRIIDFAINNFMNSGMFSIYVLTQYKAQSLTEHIQRGWRFGTFLSDYFITLVPAQMYRFEELGAAWYRGTADAVYQNMHLIENYEADYVAIFSGDHIYKMNVEHMLEKHIDARADVTIAAYPMPRSEAHRFGVMQVDDRWRVTEFVEKVKDPPAIPNDPDTSLTSMGNYIFSRRALEELLEASISGQEDGFDFGHDVIPKALADGYHVQAYDFHKNPIPGQTRPNTYWRDVGTLDAYFEANMDLVSINPEFDIYNPEWPLRTSSEFSPPAKFVHESEGRKGQAFNSIMAGGTIISGGTVRDSVLGRNIRTHSYSLVESCVIFDEVEIGRQSHLRRVIVDKDVKVPPGTVIGIDRTADESRGFTVTESGVVVVPKGYVF; this is encoded by the coding sequence ATGAAACCACGTGTTCTCGGCATGATTCTCGCTGGTGGTCAGGGCTCGCGCCTCGCGCCGCTCACGCAGAAACGCTCCAAGCCCGCGGTGCCGTTCGGCAGCAAGTACCGCATCATCGACTTTGCGATCAACAACTTCATGAACTCGGGCATGTTCTCCATCTACGTGCTGACCCAGTACAAGGCGCAGAGCCTCACCGAGCACATTCAGCGCGGCTGGCGCTTCGGCACCTTCCTGAGTGACTACTTCATCACGCTCGTGCCGGCGCAGATGTACCGCTTCGAGGAACTCGGCGCAGCGTGGTACCGCGGCACCGCCGACGCCGTGTATCAGAACATGCACCTGATCGAGAATTACGAGGCCGACTACGTCGCGATCTTTTCCGGCGACCACATCTACAAGATGAACGTCGAGCACATGCTTGAAAAGCACATCGACGCCCGCGCCGACGTCACCATCGCCGCCTACCCGATGCCGCGCTCGGAAGCCCACCGCTTCGGCGTGATGCAGGTCGACGACCGCTGGCGCGTGACCGAGTTTGTCGAGAAGGTCAAGGACCCGCCCGCGATTCCCAATGACCCCGACACCTCCTTGACCTCGATGGGCAACTACATCTTCTCGCGCCGGGCGCTCGAGGAGCTGCTCGAAGCGAGCATCAGCGGCCAAGAGGACGGCTTCGACTTCGGCCACGACGTGATTCCCAAAGCGCTCGCCGACGGCTACCACGTCCAGGCCTACGATTTTCATAAGAATCCCATTCCCGGCCAGACCCGCCCGAACACCTACTGGCGCGACGTGGGGACGCTCGACGCCTACTTCGAGGCCAACATGGACCTCGTCTCGATCAACCCCGAGTTCGACATCTACAACCCCGAGTGGCCGCTGCGTACGAGCTCGGAGTTCTCGCCCCCCGCCAAATTCGTCCACGAGTCCGAGGGACGCAAGGGGCAGGCGTTCAACTCCATCATGGCCGGGGGCACGATCATCTCGGGCGGCACGGTGCGCGACAGCGTGCTCGGGCGCAACATCCGCACCCACTCGTACTCGCTCGTCGAGAGCTGCGTGATCTTCGACGAGGTCGAGATCGGGCGGCAGTCTCACCTGCGCCGGGTGATCGTCGACAAGGACGTGAAGGTGCCCCCCGGGACCGTGATCGGCATCGACCGCACCGCCGACGAAAGCCGCGGCTTTACCGTCACCGAGAGCGGCGTGGTCGTGGTGCCCAAGGGGTACGTGTTCTGA
- the miaA gene encoding tRNA (adenosine(37)-N6)-dimethylallyltransferase MiaA, with amino-acid sequence MKFGVRLAESPDAAPAELPPAVRHSRWWTVTPDPAFLLPLPVLTAPTAAGKTALALQLAAEYAQRRPVEIVAADAFTVYRGLDIGTAKPSAQERAETPHHLLDVVDVTEPYDVARYVRDAEAALAAILRRGHLPLVVGGSGFYLSALARGLPLTPPSDPVARAGIEQELGERGLEALLAEIEAISPREAARMERNPRRVVRALEVHRATGRFPGEFGHSVPAFRYEVFAFTRPPEELERRVAARTASMLRAGWPEEARWLAAQVPPDAAPRPTVWQALGYREALAVAHGQLPLEEAERRITLQTRQYTRRQLTWLRRQLRAELQTPEAALAGGRVGLGAIAAALEHESRVRGEG; translated from the coding sequence ATGAAGTTCGGCGTGAGGCTGGCTGAGTCGCCGGACGCGGCGCCCGCCGAACTGCCCCCCGCCGTGCGGCATAGTCGGTGGTGGACCGTGACCCCCGACCCTGCCTTTCTCCTTCCTCTTCCCGTGCTGACCGCGCCGACAGCGGCAGGCAAGACGGCGCTCGCCCTACAGCTGGCTGCCGAGTACGCCCAGCGCCGGCCCGTCGAGATCGTCGCTGCCGACGCCTTCACGGTCTACCGGGGCCTTGATATCGGCACCGCCAAGCCAAGCGCTCAGGAACGCGCCGAGACGCCCCACCACCTCCTGGACGTGGTGGACGTGACCGAGCCCTACGACGTGGCCCGCTACGTCCGGGACGCCGAGGCCGCGCTCGCCGCCATCCTGCGCCGGGGGCACCTCCCGCTCGTGGTGGGGGGAAGCGGCTTTTACCTCAGTGCCCTGGCGCGCGGCCTGCCGCTCACGCCGCCCAGTGACCCGGTCGCCCGCGCCGGGATTGAGCAGGAGCTGGGGGAGCGGGGCCTGGAGGCCCTTCTCGCTGAGATCGAGGCCATCAGTCCCCGGGAGGCCGCGCGCATGGAGCGCAACCCGCGCCGGGTGGTGCGGGCGCTGGAGGTTCACCGCGCGACCGGACGTTTTCCGGGCGAGTTCGGCCACTCGGTGCCGGCTTTCCGGTACGAGGTCTTCGCCTTTACCCGGCCTCCGGAGGAACTGGAGCGCCGCGTCGCCGCGCGCACCGCCAGCATGTTGCGCGCCGGCTGGCCCGAGGAGGCGCGCTGGCTCGCCGCGCAGGTTCCCCCAGACGCCGCGCCGCGACCCACCGTGTGGCAGGCCCTCGGCTACCGCGAAGCACTGGCGGTCGCCCACGGCCAGCTCCCCCTGGAGGAAGCTGAGCGCCGCATTACCCTCCAGACCCGGCAGTACACCCGGCGCCAGCTCACCTGGTTGCGGCGTCAGCTCCGTGCAGAACTCCAGACCCCAGAAGCGGCGCTGGCCGGGGGTCGGGTGGGCCTCGGGGCCATCGCGGCGGCCCTAGAACATGAGAGCCGCGTGAGGGGAGAAGGCTGA
- a CDS encoding Hsp20/alpha crystallin family protein, translating into MEEGHNEPVLARLHHLMALREQVETLGQTGPWVPAADWRDADTHLELLLDVPGVDPESLALHEDGQQVTVSGERPGPAQLLRAERPSGPFSRTFTFPEAVCPNSGQAHLGGGVLTVRFEKKCPTIDVESEEAAP; encoded by the coding sequence ATGGAAGAAGGCCACAACGAACCGGTGCTGGCGAGGCTGCACCACCTGATGGCGCTGCGCGAACAGGTGGAAACCCTCGGGCAGACCGGCCCCTGGGTCCCCGCTGCCGACTGGCGCGACGCTGACACGCACCTCGAACTGCTGCTCGATGTGCCGGGCGTGGACCCGGAAAGTCTCGCGCTCCACGAGGACGGGCAGCAGGTCACCGTGAGCGGCGAGCGCCCCGGGCCGGCGCAGCTTCTGCGCGCCGAGCGGCCGAGCGGCCCCTTCTCGCGCACCTTCACCTTTCCCGAAGCCGTGTGCCCCAACTCGGGCCAGGCCCACCTCGGCGGCGGCGTGCTGACCGTGCGCTTCGAGAAGAAGTGTCCGACCATCGATGTGGAGAGCGAGGAAGCTGCGCCGTAG
- a CDS encoding long-chain-fatty-acid--CoA ligase, producing MTAPHPTPQPVPQTRPWLAHYEAGVARDFTPSGRTVPDLLLDAAQRYPERAALHFLGKNTSYAELVKRARRFAKALQRSGVQPGDRVAIMLPNTPQYVVAFYGTLLAGGIVANTSPLYTAAELEHQLTDSGSETLVILDSMYPRYAEIAGRVPVKRVFVTRIQDELPFPKNLLYPVKAMREGTLPSDAFKHDPKTVPMRFVLKMQQPDPTPVPLAPDDVALLQYTGGTTGVPKGAVLTHRNLVANCEQARQWMPGLQEGREITLAAIPFFHVYGMTVGMNLSVLIGATLVLVPNARDIKMVLTEISKSRATIFPGVPTLYNAINHHPETAAHDLTTIRACISGSAPLMLETARRFREITQGANLVEGYGLTEASPITHTNPITGEQKEGSIGLPLPGVDALIMSEAGEPVPTGEVGELWVSGPMVMKGYWQKPEENGKVLREYQGRPWLLTGDMATMDEDGFFRIVDRKKELIIAGGYNIYPREVEEALTSHPSVLEAAAVGVPDDYRGESVHAVVVLKPGMLASDKEIMAHCRTLLSPYKVPRSVEFREELPKTAVGKTLRRQLAQEAKDRLAKESKRA from the coding sequence ATGACCGCACCCCACCCGACGCCCCAGCCTGTTCCCCAGACCCGCCCCTGGCTCGCGCATTACGAGGCCGGCGTCGCGCGCGACTTCACGCCGAGCGGACGCACCGTGCCGGACCTGCTGCTCGATGCCGCGCAGCGTTATCCCGAGCGCGCGGCGCTGCATTTTCTGGGCAAGAACACCTCCTACGCCGAGCTCGTCAAGCGGGCCCGGCGCTTCGCCAAGGCGCTTCAGCGTTCGGGGGTGCAGCCCGGTGACCGGGTGGCGATCATGCTGCCCAACACGCCGCAGTACGTGGTGGCGTTTTACGGCACGCTGCTCGCGGGGGGCATCGTCGCCAACACCAGTCCGCTCTACACCGCCGCCGAGCTCGAGCACCAGCTCACGGATTCGGGCAGCGAGACGCTGGTGATTCTCGACTCGATGTACCCGCGGTACGCCGAGATCGCCGGCCGGGTGCCGGTCAAGCGGGTGTTCGTGACCCGCATCCAGGACGAGTTGCCCTTTCCCAAGAACCTGCTCTATCCGGTCAAGGCGATGCGCGAAGGCACGCTGCCAAGTGACGCCTTCAAACATGACCCCAAGACCGTTCCGATGCGGTTCGTGCTCAAGATGCAGCAGCCCGACCCCACGCCCGTGCCCCTGGCGCCCGACGACGTGGCGCTGCTTCAGTACACCGGCGGCACGACCGGCGTGCCCAAGGGCGCGGTGCTGACCCACCGCAACCTCGTTGCCAACTGCGAGCAGGCCCGCCAGTGGATGCCGGGGCTGCAAGAAGGGCGCGAGATCACGCTCGCGGCGATTCCCTTCTTTCACGTCTACGGCATGACGGTGGGCATGAACCTGAGCGTATTGATCGGCGCGACGCTCGTGCTCGTGCCCAACGCCCGCGACATCAAGATGGTGCTGACCGAGATCTCCAAGTCGCGCGCCACCATCTTCCCCGGCGTGCCGACGCTCTACAACGCGATCAACCACCACCCCGAGACTGCCGCGCACGACCTGACCACCATCCGCGCGTGTATCAGCGGTTCGGCTCCGCTGATGCTCGAAACGGCCCGGAGATTTCGCGAGATCACCCAGGGCGCCAACCTCGTCGAGGGCTACGGCCTGACCGAGGCGAGCCCGATCACCCACACCAACCCGATCACCGGCGAGCAGAAAGAAGGCAGCATCGGCCTGCCGCTGCCGGGCGTGGACGCGCTGATCATGTCCGAGGCCGGGGAGCCGGTGCCGACCGGCGAGGTCGGCGAACTGTGGGTCAGCGGCCCGATGGTGATGAAAGGCTACTGGCAGAAGCCCGAGGAAAACGGCAAGGTCCTGCGCGAGTACCAGGGGCGCCCCTGGCTGCTGACCGGCGACATGGCGACGATGGACGAGGACGGCTTTTTCCGCATCGTGGACCGCAAGAAAGAGCTGATTATCGCCGGGGGCTACAACATCTACCCGCGCGAGGTCGAAGAGGCGCTGACCTCACATCCGTCGGTGCTGGAGGCCGCTGCCGTGGGCGTGCCCGACGACTACCGGGGCGAGAGCGTGCATGCCGTCGTGGTGCTCAAACCTGGCATGCTCGCGAGCGACAAGGAGATCATGGCCCACTGCCGCACGCTGCTGAGTCCCTACAAGGTGCCGCGCAGCGTCGAGTTCCGCGAGGAACTGCCCAAGACGGCGGTCGGCAAGACCCTGCGCCGGCAGCTCGCGCAGGAGGCCAAGGACCGGCTGGCGAAGGAGAGCAAGCGCGCCTGA
- a CDS encoding radical SAM protein, translating into MPAGSFILKVTAACNLNCPYCYMFNLRDQTYLGRPRVMAPDVLAAAARRIGEHLAAQQLPETSVTFHGGEPLLAGRDWFREAVPELRRHAGSAQLRLGVQTNATLLDAAWLDLFAELGVSVSVSLDGTPEAHDQTRVDHAGRGTYRATERGLRLLLEHPARAQLFGGVLCVMDPQQSGLAIYRHFRALGIDRMDFLWPLAHNWDDPPARPGAFARYLIPVFDAWWDENDPRVLVRFFFDVLKLLLGGRHHIDALGGDPVNIAVIEVDGSLEPLDALRACGHGLTLTGLNVAHDPVAALGTVPLYQAAVQGQAGLHAGTCGQCDLREVCGGGYLPNRYSRARGFDNPNVYCMDLQTVILHVARRARADADALLALAAPPPSGAFAAP; encoded by the coding sequence GTGCCTGCCGGCTCTTTTATCCTCAAGGTCACGGCGGCGTGCAACCTCAACTGCCCCTACTGCTACATGTTCAACCTGCGCGACCAGACCTACCTGGGGCGCCCGCGCGTGATGGCGCCGGACGTGCTCGCGGCGGCGGCGCGGCGCATCGGTGAGCATCTGGCGGCGCAGCAGCTCCCGGAAACGAGCGTCACCTTCCACGGTGGGGAACCGCTGCTCGCGGGCCGGGACTGGTTTCGCGAGGCGGTGCCCGAACTGCGGCGCCACGCTGGAAGCGCCCAGTTGCGCCTCGGCGTGCAGACGAACGCCACCCTGCTCGATGCGGCGTGGCTCGACCTGTTCGCTGAGCTGGGCGTCTCGGTCTCGGTCAGTCTCGACGGCACACCGGAGGCGCACGACCAGACCCGGGTCGATCACGCCGGACGCGGCACCTACCGCGCCACCGAGCGTGGGCTGCGGCTGCTCCTCGAGCACCCGGCGCGCGCGCAGCTGTTCGGCGGCGTGCTGTGCGTGATGGACCCGCAGCAGAGCGGGCTGGCGATCTACCGCCATTTCCGCGCGCTCGGCATTGACCGGATGGATTTCCTGTGGCCGCTCGCGCACAACTGGGACGACCCCCCGGCGCGGCCCGGAGCGTTCGCCCGTTACCTGATCCCGGTGTTCGATGCCTGGTGGGACGAGAACGATCCGCGGGTCCTCGTGCGCTTCTTCTTCGACGTGCTCAAGCTGCTGCTGGGAGGGCGCCACCACATTGACGCGCTGGGCGGTGACCCGGTGAACATCGCGGTGATCGAGGTCGACGGCAGCCTGGAACCGCTTGACGCGCTGCGGGCCTGCGGACACGGCCTGACCCTGACCGGCCTGAACGTCGCGCATGATCCGGTCGCGGCGCTGGGCACGGTGCCGCTCTACCAGGCTGCGGTCCAGGGCCAGGCCGGTCTCCACGCTGGAACCTGCGGGCAGTGCGATCTCAGGGAGGTCTGCGGGGGGGGCTACCTGCCCAACCGCTACAGCCGTGCCCGGGGGTTCGATAACCCGAACGTGTACTGCATGGACCTCCAGACCGTGATCCTGCATGTCGCGCGCCGGGCCCGCGCCGACGCCGACGCCCTGCTCGCCCTCGCTGCTCCCCCCCCGTCTGGGGCCTTCGCCGCGCCGTGA
- a CDS encoding class I SAM-dependent rRNA methyltransferase has protein sequence MSASPSRSTSGPSVTLKPAAVRRIAGRYPFGHAGDLGDADAGIAPGEVVSVREESGRLVGRGYFNPQGATPLRMLTWDDRAIDLAFYRGRVRAALARRAGRITATDALRVLHAEADGLPGVVADQFGRVLSVQLRNAGVERHRDLILRALREETGASAAFERSDTGERRREGLDLVSGPLWGEVPERVEFYEDDLRLHFAPLDAQKTGFFLDQRDNRRMMRALVQPGERFLDVYSYTGGFSLHAAKAGAQSTAIDKDSVALGVLEREARENGVSVGLRWGDALEELATLEKEKKTFHAAVFDPPTLAKRRDDVPRAKRIFTDGVAALLRMLVPGGHVLVSTCAHYLRVDDLLDAARVAAGAADTDAEVVTVTYQPADHPHRLSVPESLYLKSVLLRKEG, from the coding sequence GTGAGTGCCTCCCCTTCCCGGTCCACCTCCGGCCCCAGCGTCACCCTCAAGCCCGCCGCCGTGCGCCGCATTGCGGGGCGCTACCCCTTCGGGCACGCGGGCGACCTCGGCGACGCCGACGCGGGCATCGCGCCTGGCGAGGTCGTCAGCGTGCGCGAGGAGAGCGGGCGCCTGGTCGGGCGCGGCTACTTCAATCCGCAGGGTGCGACGCCGCTGCGGATGCTGACCTGGGACGACCGCGCCATCGACCTCGCCTTCTACCGGGGCCGCGTCCGAGCCGCGCTGGCACGGCGCGCGGGACGCATCACCGCCACCGATGCCCTGCGGGTCCTGCACGCCGAGGCCGACGGGCTGCCGGGCGTGGTCGCCGATCAGTTCGGGAGGGTCCTGAGCGTGCAACTGCGCAACGCCGGCGTCGAGCGGCACCGCGACCTGATCCTGCGGGCACTGCGCGAGGAGACGGGGGCGAGCGCGGCCTTCGAACGCAGCGACACCGGTGAGCGGCGCAGGGAGGGCCTCGACCTCGTGAGCGGCCCGCTGTGGGGCGAAGTGCCTGAGCGGGTCGAGTTCTACGAGGACGACCTGCGACTGCACTTCGCGCCGCTCGACGCGCAGAAGACCGGCTTTTTTCTCGATCAGCGCGACAACCGCCGCATGATGCGTGCGCTCGTGCAGCCGGGTGAGCGCTTCCTCGACGTGTATTCGTACACCGGGGGCTTCTCGCTGCACGCGGCGAAGGCCGGCGCCCAGAGCACCGCCATCGACAAGGACAGCGTGGCGCTCGGCGTGCTGGAGCGTGAGGCGCGCGAGAACGGGGTCAGCGTGGGGCTGCGCTGGGGCGACGCCTTGGAGGAGCTCGCGACGCTCGAGAAGGAGAAGAAGACCTTCCACGCCGCCGTCTTCGACCCGCCCACCCTCGCCAAGCGGCGCGACGACGTGCCGAGGGCCAAGCGCATCTTCACCGACGGCGTCGCCGCCCTGCTGCGGATGCTCGTGCCGGGCGGGCACGTCCTCGTGAGCACCTGCGCGCACTACCTGCGGGTCGATGACCTGCTCGACGCCGCGCGCGTGGCCGCCGGCGCCGCCGACACCGACGCCGAAGTGGTGACTGTGACCTACCAGCCCGCCGACCACCCGCACCGGCTGAGCGTGCCGGAGAGTCTGTATCTGAAAAGCGTGCTGCTGAGGAAGGAGGGGTGA
- a CDS encoding VOC family protein: MLKHVSFLTRDLGAILAFYARLGGVVEKDINTPEGYRRGVLRLGEGRLQFFEIADEAPTPHPHWAEHVALHVPDLRAVLAELRASGAKVTRELQPSPGGREMAFVRDPDGRQVELLGPDPADRAEAIIRPLTPDML, translated from the coding sequence ATGCTCAAACACGTCTCTTTTCTCACGCGCGACCTCGGCGCCATCCTGGCCTTCTACGCCCGGCTCGGCGGCGTGGTGGAAAAAGATATCAACACCCCCGAAGGCTACCGGCGCGGCGTGCTGCGGCTCGGGGAAGGCCGGCTGCAATTTTTCGAGATCGCGGATGAGGCCCCCACTCCGCATCCCCACTGGGCCGAGCACGTCGCGCTGCACGTGCCGGACCTGCGCGCCGTACTCGCTGAGCTGCGTGCGAGCGGCGCCAAGGTGACGCGCGAGCTTCAGCCGAGCCCGGGTGGGCGCGAGATGGCCTTCGTGCGCGATCCCGACGGGCGGCAGGTGGAGCTGCTCGGCCCGGACCCCGCCGACCGTGCCGAGGCCATCATCCGGCCCCTGACGCCTGATATGCTCTGA
- the mutL gene encoding DNA mismatch repair endonuclease MutL has protein sequence MLTPRTIIVLPSHVARRIAAGEVVSRPLDVVRELIENALDAGATRLEIELCGGGLDLVRVRDNGAGIPADSVALAPTRHATSKLSAGEAGAALHVTSLGFRGEALWAAAQAGELHLVTRPAAQVGACEVWAQAEEVRVGRTSAPAGTTVTVRSLFARLPARLRTQATAGAETREMTALVGRYVLHHPERHWRLSVDGEARLTHAPADHRGAVATVYGPLSANRVLTVDLPAEGGAGVRGVVSRPELTRARRDRMHFAVNGRPVLAPPELERAVIAAYAELLPAGAAPLCVLDLTVAPEDHDPNIHPAKQVVALADLPGVAERVREAVARALAAHPLVRAAPALLAPPEARPAPTASTFPELTLLGVYQELYLLAQGEGDLWVVDAHAAHERSLYERLTRALAQAEAHDLAAPELLHLSPEQTARLHERGAELRSWGLTLEDFGAGLARLRTLPAALAALPVPRLHELIVETVLGEGPDPRREVLARLACAPALKAGMLDLGRGEAVLAALRECEQPWACPHGRPTVLRLSERDLAHAFGRRGVRDVARGRDAGAGWANAAAVGRTED, from the coding sequence ATGCTGACCCCCCGCACCATCATTGTCCTGCCCTCCCACGTCGCCCGGCGGATTGCGGCGGGAGAGGTCGTGTCGCGCCCGCTCGACGTGGTGCGCGAATTGATCGAGAACGCGCTCGACGCGGGGGCGACCCGGCTGGAGATCGAGCTGTGTGGCGGCGGCCTGGACCTCGTGCGGGTGCGCGACAACGGCGCGGGCATCCCCGCCGACTCGGTGGCGCTCGCCCCCACCCGGCACGCGACGAGCAAGCTGAGTGCGGGTGAAGCAGGCGCCGCGCTGCACGTCACTTCCCTCGGCTTCCGGGGCGAGGCGCTGTGGGCGGCGGCGCAGGCGGGCGAGCTGCACCTCGTGACCCGGCCCGCGGCGCAGGTCGGCGCCTGCGAGGTCTGGGCACAGGCCGAGGAAGTGCGGGTGGGACGCACCTCAGCGCCTGCCGGAACGACGGTGACGGTGCGCTCGCTCTTCGCCCGGCTGCCCGCGCGACTGCGGACCCAGGCGACGGCGGGCGCCGAGACGCGCGAGATGACCGCGCTGGTCGGGCGCTACGTGCTCCACCACCCGGAGCGGCACTGGCGCCTGAGCGTGGACGGCGAAGCCCGCCTGACCCACGCCCCCGCCGATCACCGGGGGGCCGTGGCGACCGTGTACGGCCCGCTGAGCGCCAACCGGGTGCTGACGGTGGACCTGCCTGCCGAGGGCGGCGCGGGCGTGCGTGGCGTCGTCTCGCGGCCCGAGCTGACGCGCGCGCGGCGCGACCGGATGCACTTTGCGGTCAACGGGCGCCCGGTCCTCGCTCCCCCGGAGCTCGAACGGGCGGTGATCGCGGCCTATGCCGAGCTGCTGCCGGCGGGCGCGGCGCCGCTGTGCGTGCTCGACCTGACCGTCGCGCCGGAGGACCACGACCCCAACATCCACCCCGCCAAGCAGGTGGTGGCCCTTGCCGACCTCCCGGGCGTGGCCGAGCGGGTGCGGGAAGCGGTGGCCCGCGCCCTGGCCGCGCACCCACTCGTCCGCGCGGCGCCGGCGCTGCTCGCTCCGCCGGAAGCGCGACCGGCCCCAACTGCCTCCACCTTTCCCGAGCTGACGCTGCTCGGGGTCTATCAGGAGCTCTACCTGCTCGCGCAGGGCGAGGGCGACCTGTGGGTCGTGGACGCGCACGCCGCGCACGAACGCTCGCTCTACGAGCGGCTGACCCGCGCCCTCGCGCAGGCGGAGGCGCACGACCTCGCCGCGCCCGAGCTGCTGCACCTGAGCCCCGAGCAGACGGCGCGGCTGCACGAACGCGGGGCCGAGCTCCGAAGCTGGGGCCTGACGCTGGAAGACTTCGGCGCGGGCCTCGCGCGGCTGCGGACCCTGCCCGCCGCGCTCGCCGCCCTGCCGGTGCCGAGGTTGCACGAACTCATCGTGGAGACCGTCCTCGGCGAGGGACCGGACCCCCGGCGCGAGGTGCTCGCCCGGCTGGCCTGCGCCCCGGCGCTCAAGGCGGGGATGCTCGACCTCGGGCGCGGCGAGGCCGTGCTCGCGGCGCTGCGCGAATGCGAGCAGCCCTGGGCCTGTCCCCACGGGCGCCCCACCGTGCTGCGGCTTTCCGAGCGCGACCTCGCCCACGCCTTCGGGCGGCGCGGGGTGCGGGACGTGGCGCGGGGACGCGACGCGGGGGCAGGCTGGGCGAATGCGGCAGCGGTGGGCCGAACGGAGGATTGA
- a CDS encoding CTP synthase encodes MKYIFVTGGVVSSLGKGVASASLGALLRARGYRVTAVKIDPYINIDAGTMRPYEHGEVFVTASGAETDLDIGNYERFLDLDIPPGSNITTGQVYQEVIRKERAGDYLSQTVQVIPHVTDEIKRRIRAAGEAAGAEIVLIEVGGTVGDIESLPFLEAIRQFKFDEAERDVLFLHLTLVPYLGTSHEFKTKPTQHSVAALRSYGIAPDIVMVRSKDKLPGEITRKIAQFTSVRENRVFSSYDVSHVYEVPLALEEQGLGKAVEDLLGLERTHPRLGVWTDAVRTIKQPGHEVTIAIAGKYTAMPDAYLSLMESLTHAGIANDARVNIKWVNAEELAEGSAGELEAQLGGVGGILVPGGFGIRGIEGKVRAAEFARTRGVPYLGICLGMQIAVIEYARHVAGLEGANSAEFDEYARHKVVDLMPEQLEVEGMGGTMRLGDWPMELRAGTRIAELYGVPQGGTVKERHRHRYEVNPAYTAPLQAAGLTISGVTPGLEGRGAGLVESIEIADHPFFVALQAHPEFKSRPMRPSPPFAGFVRAALEHQGTGRQAQALAQS; translated from the coding sequence ATGAAATACATCTTTGTGACGGGCGGCGTGGTGAGCAGCCTCGGCAAGGGCGTGGCGAGTGCCAGCCTGGGCGCCCTGCTGCGCGCGCGCGGTTACCGGGTCACGGCGGTCAAGATTGATCCTTACATCAACATCGACGCGGGCACCATGCGCCCCTACGAGCACGGCGAGGTGTTTGTCACCGCGTCCGGGGCCGAAACGGACCTCGACATCGGCAACTACGAGAGATTCCTCGACCTCGACATTCCGCCTGGAAGCAACATCACGACCGGGCAGGTGTATCAGGAGGTGATCCGCAAGGAGCGCGCGGGCGACTACCTCTCGCAGACGGTGCAGGTGATTCCGCACGTCACCGACGAGATCAAGCGCCGCATCCGCGCGGCGGGCGAGGCAGCCGGCGCCGAGATCGTCCTGATCGAGGTGGGCGGCACGGTGGGCGACATCGAGTCGCTCCCCTTCCTCGAGGCGATCCGGCAGTTCAAGTTCGACGAGGCGGAACGGGACGTGCTGTTCCTGCACCTCACGCTCGTGCCGTACCTCGGGACCTCGCACGAGTTCAAGACCAAGCCCACCCAGCACTCGGTGGCGGCGCTCAGAAGCTACGGCATCGCGCCCGACATCGTGATGGTGAGAAGCAAGGACAAGCTGCCGGGCGAGATCACCCGCAAGATCGCGCAGTTCACGTCGGTGCGCGAGAACCGCGTCTTTTCCTCCTACGACGTTTCGCACGTCTACGAGGTGCCGCTCGCGCTCGAGGAGCAGGGCCTCGGCAAAGCGGTGGAGGACCTGCTCGGGCTGGAGCGCACCCATCCCCGGCTCGGTGTCTGGACCGACGCAGTCCGGACGATCAAGCAGCCCGGGCACGAGGTCACGATCGCGATTGCCGGCAAGTACACGGCGATGCCCGACGCCTACCTCTCGCTGATGGAGTCGCTGACGCACGCAGGCATCGCCAACGACGCGCGGGTGAACATCAAGTGGGTGAACGCCGAGGAACTCGCCGAGGGGAGCGCGGGGGAGCTGGAGGCGCAACTCGGTGGGGTGGGCGGCATCCTGGTGCCGGGGGGATTTGGCATTCGCGGCATCGAGGGCAAGGTGCGGGCCGCCGAGTTCGCCCGCACGCGCGGGGTGCCGTACCTCGGCATCTGCCTCGGCATGCAGATCGCGGTGATCGAGTACGCGCGGCACGTCGCTGGCCTGGAAGGAGCGAACTCTGCCGAGTTCGACGAGTACGCGCGGCACAAGGTGGTCGATCTGATGCCCGAACAGCTTGAGGTCGAGGGCATGGGCGGCACGATGCGTCTGGGCGACTGGCCGATGGAGCTGCGGGCCGGCACCAGAATCGCCGAACTCTACGGCGTGCCGCAGGGCGGAACGGTCAAGGAGAGACACCGTCACCGCTACGAGGTCAACCCCGCCTACACCGCGCCGCTTCAGGCGGCGGGCCTCACCATCAGCGGCGTGACGCCGGGGCTGGAGGGACGCGGCGCGGGGCTGGTCGAGAGCATCGAGATTGCGGATCATCCCTTTTTCGTGGCCCTGCAGGCCCACCCCGAGTTCAAGAGCCGCCCGATGCGCCCGAGCCCACCTTTCGCTGGCTTCGTGCGGGCGGCGCTGGAACACCAGGGCACCGGGCGTCAGGCCCAGGCGCTGGCCCAGAGCTGA